The DNA sequence GGCGAGCGGCCCCGCCGGAGAGGATGTCGTTCTGCACATTCTTCGCTCCAAGACCGTGCAGCAGGTCAAGGTCCGCTCGGTGGACCGAATCGCCTACTTGCGTGTGCGTTCGACCTCGTCCTGAGTGCGTACGGAGCTGATGAGCGACGCCGATCGCCTGCGCCAGTCCGCGCTCGACTATCACCGCCTGCCGGTCGCTGGAAAGATCGCCGTGACCCCGACCAAGGGGCTGGTGAACCAGCGCGACCTCGCGCTTGCCTATACCCCCGGGGTCGCGGTCGCATGCGAAGCGATCCAGAACGATCCGGCCCAGGCACGCGACCTGACCGCGCGCGGCAATCTCGTGGCCGTGATCACGAACGGGACTGCGGTACTGGGGCTGGGTGCGATCGGCCCCCTCGCCGCCAAGCCGGTGATGGAAGGCAAGGCGGTGCTGTTCAAGAAATTCGCCGGCATCGACGTGTTCGACATCGAGATCGACGAGCGCGACCCGGATCGCCTGGTCGACATCATTAGCGCGCTGGAGCCGACCTTCGGCGGCATCAACCTCGAAGACATCAAGTCGCCCGAATGCTTCATCGTCGAGAGGAGGCTGCGCGATCGCATGCGTATCCCGGTATTCCACGACGATCAGCACGGCACGGCCATCATCGTCGGCGCAGCCGTGCAAAACGGGTTGCGCGTGGTGGGTAAGAACATCGCCGAGGTGACGCTGGTGGTATCGGGTGCCGGCGCCGCGGCGCTCGCTTGCCTCGACCTGCTCGTGAGCATGGGTGTCAGCCGGGAGCGGATCTGGGTCACCGACATCGCCGGCGTCGTCTACCAAGGGCGTGCGGTCGAAATGGATCCCTTCAAGGCACGCTATGCGCGCGCGACCGACGCGCGCTCGCTCGCGGAAGTGATCGCAGGGGCCGACATATTTCTCGGCTTGTCCGCGGGCGGGGTGCTCAAGCCCGAGCTGCTGGCGAAAATGGCGCCGCGACCGCTGGTGCTGGCGCTGGCCAATCCGGATCCGGAGATCATGCCCGATCTCGCCCGTTCGGTGCGCCCGGATGCCGTGATTGCCACCGGCCGTTCCGACTTTCCGAACCAGGTTAACAACGTGCTGTGCTTCCCGTTTGTGTTCCGCGGCGCGCTGGATGCGGGCGCGACCCGCATCACGCGCGAGATGGAGCTGGCGGCGGTGCATGCGCTGGCCGCGCTGGCGCACGCGGAGCAATCGGAGATCGTCGCCATGGCCTACGGCGGCCAGGAGGATCGGTTCGGGCCCGACTATCTCATCCCGCGCCCGTTCGATCCGCGCCTGATCGCAACCATCGCCCCCGCGGTCGCCGAGGCGGCCATGGCGAGCGGCGTTGCCACCCGGCCGATCGACGATATGGCGGCGTATCGCGAGCGGCTGATGCAATTCGTATGGCAATCGGGGCTCATCATGCGGCCGGTATTCGTCGCCGCGAAGCAGGCGCCGAAGCGAGTCGTCTACTGCGAGGGCGAGGACGAGCGGGTGCTGCGCGCCGCGCAAGAAGTGCTGAACGAGGGCCTCGCGCACCTGACCCTCATTGGCCGGCCCGAAGTGGTCGGGGCGCGCATCGACCGCCTCGGATTACGCATCCGCCCGGGGATCGACTTCGAGCTCGTGAACCCGGACAGCGACAACCGCTTTCGCGAATACTGGTCGGCTTATTACGAGATCATGCAGCGCAAGGGCGTTTCGCAGGATCAGGCGAAGCTCGACATGCGCCGCCGTGCCACGCTGATCGGCGCCATGCTGCTGCGTCAGGGCGAGGTCGAGGCGATGATGTGCGGCACGGTCGGGTCGTACCAACGGCATCTGCGCGTCGTAGCCGATGTCATCGGCCGACACGACGGCGTGCGCTCGTTCGCCGCCATGAACTTGCTGCTCCTGCCCATGCGCACGGTCTTCATCTGCGACACGTACGTGAATATCGATCCGAGCGCGGAGCAGATCGCGGAGATGACGGTGCTGGCGGCGGAGGAGGTGCGCCGTTTCGGCTTGATGCCGAAGGTCGCGCTGCTCTCCCATTCGAGCTTCGGTAGCTCCGAAGCCGCGTCGGCCATGAAAATGCGCGCGGCCTTGCAGATCCTGTGGCGAACCGAGCCCGAGCTGGAGGTCGACGGCGAGATGCACGGCGATGCCGCGCTGGATGCGGTGTTGCGCGCGCGCGTGTTTCCGAACGCGCGCTTGAAGGGCGAAGCGAACCTGCTCGTCATGCCCACGCTCGATGCCGCCAATATCGCCTACAACCTGCTGCGTGTCGCAACCGGCGACGGCATTACGGTCGGTCCGATCCTGCTCGGCTCCGCGTTGCCGGCGCATATCCTGACGCCGTCCGCCACGGTTCGGCGCATCGTCAACATGACGGCGCTAAGCGTAGTGGAGGCCGGCGCGGCGCGGCTTCACCCTGGCGTTTGAAAGCCAGGGCTACAATCGCCCGCATGACTGCCTTCGATGGGGCCGGCGTCGGTGCCGCCCCTGCTGCTGCGGAATCGCCGGTCAACGTACCAATCGAACCGGATGCCCTCGCCGAACGCCTGGCGCGGGCGCATGTCATCGTGCAAGCGTTCGAGCACGACCTGTGGCATCAGCAGCGGATTCCTCCCGGGCAGAAGGTGAAGCATGCCGCCGTCCTGATGCCCCTTGTCCAGCGCAGCGCCGGCACGCAGGTGCTCTTCACCCAGCGTACCAGCCATCTGCACGATCATGCCGGCCAGATCAGCTTTCCGGGCGGCCGGGTCGAGCCCGAAGACCGCAATCGCGAAGACACGGCGCTGCGCGAGACCGAGGAGGAAATCGGATTGCCGCGCGCCGCCATCCGAGTGCTGGGCGCGCTGCCCGACCACGAGATGCAATCGGGCTTTTGCATCACTCCAGTCGTCGGCTGGATTCGCCCACCCTATCGGACCGAGCCCGATCGGTTCGAGGTGCAGGACATTTTCGAGGCGCCACTGGCGCACTTTCTGTCGCCGGGGCATTACCAGCGCCGCCGCTATGTCGTGGAAGGGCTCGACCGGCGCTATCTCGCGATTCCTTATGGCGGGCGTTACATCTGGGGCGCCACTGCCGCGATCCTTTACAGCTTCTATCAGCTGCTGCGCGCAAGCTGAACGAGTCCGGTGCCCGCGAAGCGCTTAAACCGATCCTGCGATTGGCCGTTATACCGAGGTGGCGGGCGAGAAGCCCGGGCACACGGAGACGGCAGGCATGATCGATCGCAAGCACAAGCACGTGGGCAGCACGGTTGCCCGAAAGCGGCGCAGCAAATCCGAGCGCTGGCTGGGCGCAGAGATCGAATTGATGATTCACGAGCGCGAGCGGCTGCTGCACGCGGCAGGCGCGGCAGCCAGCCTGTTCACTGCGCTCGACATTCGCGATCTGCCGGCCGGGGCGCGTCGATCGTTGTGCCAGCTCGCCGCCACGCTTGCCTCGCTGTCCGACGAGACGCTCTCGGACGCCTTCGAGCACGTCCTGGGCGGAGAGCTCCGGTCGCGGCTGCCGGCGCACTCCTAGCCCGTTCGCGTCCGCCGCGGATGTGCCGTTGGATATGAGCGACGGTCCGCGTCCACGATTGGCAATCGTCCTCACCGGCGGCGGCGCTCGAGCCGCGTACCAGGTGGGCGTGCTGCGCGCGATCGCCGACCTGATGCCGAAAGATGCCGGCAACCCGTTCCCGATCGTATGCGGTACATCGGCCGGTGCCATC is a window from the Betaproteobacteria bacterium genome containing:
- a CDS encoding NADP-dependent malic enzyme (NADP-dependent; catalyzes the oxidative decarboxylation of malate to form pyruvate; decarboxylates oxaloacetate); this encodes MSDADRLRQSALDYHRLPVAGKIAVTPTKGLVNQRDLALAYTPGVAVACEAIQNDPAQARDLTARGNLVAVITNGTAVLGLGAIGPLAAKPVMEGKAVLFKKFAGIDVFDIEIDERDPDRLVDIISALEPTFGGINLEDIKSPECFIVERRLRDRMRIPVFHDDQHGTAIIVGAAVQNGLRVVGKNIAEVTLVVSGAGAAALACLDLLVSMGVSRERIWVTDIAGVVYQGRAVEMDPFKARYARATDARSLAEVIAGADIFLGLSAGGVLKPELLAKMAPRPLVLALANPDPEIMPDLARSVRPDAVIATGRSDFPNQVNNVLCFPFVFRGALDAGATRITREMELAAVHALAALAHAEQSEIVAMAYGGQEDRFGPDYLIPRPFDPRLIATIAPAVAEAAMASGVATRPIDDMAAYRERLMQFVWQSGLIMRPVFVAAKQAPKRVVYCEGEDERVLRAAQEVLNEGLAHLTLIGRPEVVGARIDRLGLRIRPGIDFELVNPDSDNRFREYWSAYYEIMQRKGVSQDQAKLDMRRRATLIGAMLLRQGEVEAMMCGTVGSYQRHLRVVADVIGRHDGVRSFAAMNLLLLPMRTVFICDTYVNIDPSAEQIAEMTVLAAEEVRRFGLMPKVALLSHSSFGSSEAASAMKMRAALQILWRTEPELEVDGEMHGDAALDAVLRARVFPNARLKGEANLLVMPTLDAANIAYNLLRVATGDGITVGPILLGSALPAHILTPSATVRRIVNMTALSVVEAGAARLHPGV
- a CDS encoding CoA pyrophosphatase; protein product: MTAFDGAGVGAAPAAAESPVNVPIEPDALAERLARAHVIVQAFEHDLWHQQRIPPGQKVKHAAVLMPLVQRSAGTQVLFTQRTSHLHDHAGQISFPGGRVEPEDRNREDTALRETEEEIGLPRAAIRVLGALPDHEMQSGFCITPVVGWIRPPYRTEPDRFEVQDIFEAPLAHFLSPGHYQRRRYVVEGLDRRYLAIPYGGRYIWGATAAILYSFYQLLRAS